A single genomic interval of Armigeres subalbatus isolate Guangzhou_Male chromosome 1, GZ_Asu_2, whole genome shotgun sequence harbors:
- the LOC134206356 gene encoding uncharacterized protein LOC134206356 — METSKSVPDMHEDLALQHAHTLDELRSDCVKCDRLNGEESMVQCDICQTWWHFTCAGVSDSIDNRAWSCENCQVDEIASIASKSHASHNSVKSGNSARLNLQLEKLEELQAMQKKFIEDKYKLLESQLELEEENKSVRSKGSRLSKRSKIDKVVQWVNSCAEQTGAPHAPTIADVHPTFLPPASSHQIGPFIATPTIVGVQTSVQCSDVNLHSPLKHSALPTQKLTTVKTMAADSKTGSKQNVVESVVFNKITGTVPLAQSTPTQTQSDSLVGGSEVVLPPQSSSLPQPPVWAASSQHHPASMTASAPAELHR; from the coding sequence ATGGAAACAAGTAAATCGGTTCCGGACATGCATGAAGATCTTGCTTTGCAACACGCACACACGCTCGACGAACTACGGTCAGATTGCGTAAAGTGCGATCGCCTAAACGGCGAGGAAAGTATGGTGCAGTGTGATATTTGCCAAACCTGGTGGCACTTCACGTGTGCTGGGGTTTCTGATTCGATCGACAACCGTGCCTGGTCATGTGAAAACTGTCAGGTGGACGAAATAGCTAGCATAGCGTCTAAATCACATGCGTCTCACAACTCCGTAAAATCGGGAAACTCAGCCAGATTGAATCTACAGCTTGAGAAGctggaagagctccaagcaatGCAGAAGAAATTCATCGAAGACAAATATAAGCTACTTGAATCTCAGTTGGAGttggaagaagaaaacaaaagtgtTCGTAGTAAAGGCAGTCGATTGAGTAAGCGGTCTAAAATCGATAAGGTTGTTCAATGGGTGAACAGCTGTGCAGAGCAAACAGGAGCCCCGCACGCTCCAACAATCGCGGATGTACATCCCACCTTCTTGCCACCAGCATCCTCCCATCAGATCGGTCCATTTATCGCTACGCCAACTATCGTCGGAGTCCAAACTTCGGTTCAGTGTTCAGACGTCAACCTGCATAGTCCTCTGAAACATTCTGCTCTGCCCACCCAAAAATTGACTACAGTCAAAACGATGGCAGCAGATTCTAAAACAggttcgaaacaaaatgttgtcgaatcCGTGGTTTTTAATAAGATCACCGGTACAGTGCCATTAGCTCAATCCACTCCAACTCAAACACAGTCTGATTCATTGGTAGGCGGTTCTGAAGTAGTACTTCCACCGCAATCATCATCATTACCTCAACCACCAGTATGGGCTGCTTCATCGCAACATCATCCAGCATCAATGACAGCCTCCGCGCCGGCAGAACTTCATCGGTAG